The region AGTTCGTCGGCGACGAGTTTGCTCCGCTCGCCATCGAGGTCGACGACCGCGACGGCGGCTCCCTCTGCGGCGAGCCGGCGGGCGGTGGCGGCACCGATGCCCTGGGCCGCGCCGGTGACGATGGCGACCCGGTCGGCGAATCTGTCCATGCTCTCTCCCCTGGTGCTGGTCAGTTGAAGGCGTTGACGCCGGTCAGCGCCCGCCCGATGAGTAGCTGTTGGATCTGGCTGGTGCCCTCGTAGAGGGTGGCGACCCGGGCGTCGCGCAAGTACCTTCCGACCGGATACTCGTCGATGTAGCCGTATCCACCGAAGACCTGTAGCGCGTTGTTCGCGGCCCGGACGGCGGCCTCGGTGGCGAAGAGCTTCGCCGCCGACGATTCGAGGGCGAAGGGCTGCCCCCGGTCGATCAGGTCGGCGGCCTGCCAGACGAGCAGCCGGGCGGCGGCGGTGTCGACGGCGATCTCGGCGAGCAGCTGCTGCACCAGTTGGTGTCCGGCGATCGGCCTACCGAACTGTTCCCGCTCGGCGGCATAGCCCAGCGCGGCGTTCAGGCTGCCCTGGGCGATGCCGACACAGCCGGCGGCGACCGACACCCGCCCCTTGGCCAGTGCGCCGAGGGCCAGTTGGAAGCCCGCACCTTCGTCACCGAGCCGCGCGCTGTCGGGCACCCGTACCCGGTCGAGGACCAGTTCGGCGGTGTCCTGGCCCCGGAGCCCGAGCTTGCCGTGGATCCTGCGGCGGGTCAGCCCGGCGCTCCCGGTGGGGATCAGGAAGGCGGTGATGCCCCGGGGGCCGGGATCACCGGTACGGGCGAAGAGCAGCAGCACGTCGGCGACGGTGCCGTTGGTGATGAACACCTTCGCCCCGCTGATCAGCCAGTCGTCACCGTCACGGGCCGCCTGGGTCCGCAGCGCGGCGGCGTCGGATCCGCTGTCGGGTTCGGTGAGCGCGAAGCTGCCGAGGAGTTCACCGGCGCAGAGTCCGGGCAGCCAGCGGGTCTTCTGCTCGGGCGTGCCGTGGGTCGCGATCGACTTGGCGACGAGACCGAGGGAGACCGAGACGATGCCGCGTACCGACGAGTCGCCCCGGCCGAGTTCCTCCAGCACCAGGCAGTACGTCAGGTGGTCGCCGCCGGAACCGCCGTCGGCTTCGGCGATGGTCAGACCGAGGAAGCCGAGGTCGCCGAGTTTCCGGACGATGTCCGGGTCGAGTGCTTCGGCGCGGTCGGCGGCAGCGGCGTGCGGTGCCACTTCGCGGTCGACGAACTCGGCCGCGAGCTGGCGCACGGCGGTCTGCTCAGCCGAGAGACTCAGATCCATGGCCATTAAACTAGCGGTGCAAGTTTTAACTCGTCCAGACCCCGATGTGAAAGAGTTCCGATCGCACCCATCCGGAGGGAATCCACCAATGCCACGGCCCAGTAAGGCCCTGCTCAGCCGGGAGCGAATCGTGACCACCGCCGCCGCGCTCATCGACGCCGAGGGGCTGGCCGCACTCTCCACCCGCCGGCTCGCCACCGAACTCGGGGTCCGTGGACCGTCGCTCTACAACCACTTCGCCACCAAGGACGAGATCCTGGAGGCGGTCGCCGACACGATCGTCGCCCAGGTCGACGTCTCGTTCTTCCACACCCACGACTGGCGGGAGGCACTGCGACTCTGGGCACTCTCCTACCGGTCGGCACTGGCCGCGCACCCGAACATCGTGCCGTACCTCGCCCAGGGGCCGGGCCGACGGCCGGCGTCACTGCGGATGGCCGACGCCGTCTACGGCGGCCTGGTCGACGCCGGCTGGCCGCCAGCGAGAGCCACCCACATCGGCGCCCTGATGCGCTATCTGGTCACCGGCTCCACCCTCGGCTCCTTTGCCAAGGGATTCGTCGAGGATCCGGCCCTCTACGACGCGCACCCGCATCTGGGGCAGGCGCACCGACTCGCCGAGCACCAGCACAGCGTCGACGATGGAGCGTTCGCGCTCGGGTTGGACGCACTCATCGACGGCCTCTCCCACAGTTACGAGAAACTCGCCCAACCTATGGATCGATGAAGCGGCGGGCATTACAGTCGAGAAAACTTGCAGCGCTAGTTATTGCGCCTCAAGCACACCGCTGCCCCCTGTAGCCCCTGTCATCCGCTGACCC is a window of Micromonospora polyrhachis DNA encoding:
- a CDS encoding acyl-CoA dehydrogenase family protein; its protein translation is MDLSLSAEQTAVRQLAAEFVDREVAPHAAAADRAEALDPDIVRKLGDLGFLGLTIAEADGGSGGDHLTYCLVLEELGRGDSSVRGIVSVSLGLVAKSIATHGTPEQKTRWLPGLCAGELLGSFALTEPDSGSDAAALRTQAARDGDDWLISGAKVFITNGTVADVLLLFARTGDPGPRGITAFLIPTGSAGLTRRRIHGKLGLRGQDTAELVLDRVRVPDSARLGDEGAGFQLALGALAKGRVSVAAGCVGIAQGSLNAALGYAAEREQFGRPIAGHQLVQQLLAEIAVDTAAARLLVWQAADLIDRGQPFALESSAAKLFATEAAVRAANNALQVFGGYGYIDEYPVGRYLRDARVATLYEGTSQIQQLLIGRALTGVNAFN
- a CDS encoding TetR/AcrR family transcriptional regulator; this translates as MPRPSKALLSRERIVTTAAALIDAEGLAALSTRRLATELGVRGPSLYNHFATKDEILEAVADTIVAQVDVSFFHTHDWREALRLWALSYRSALAAHPNIVPYLAQGPGRRPASLRMADAVYGGLVDAGWPPARATHIGALMRYLVTGSTLGSFAKGFVEDPALYDAHPHLGQAHRLAEHQHSVDDGAFALGLDALIDGLSHSYEKLAQPMDR